Proteins encoded by one window of Salvia splendens isolate huo1 chromosome 5, SspV2, whole genome shotgun sequence:
- the LOC121805237 gene encoding uncharacterized protein LOC121805237, with product MARSLLLLLASFFLSLTASNAVDSLASTVSLPSCSDHGSQKFIACDVEEAKLKLALLESILEEKIGDLNARTQYLGDCQRRIEEFTSEIDRLKTELSNFKDDHSRKNVKLIALEEEVRLLWEASRKNNFEIYDLEQKALDAERRLKAVASQVEETSQIVSEQWIQIQKLEQALYMVEVQTSKIRKELWKRCPVVKFFVNLYNDFSKSLMGILDPYVLRDGSMFASLKSKSFQTFAAVKHYHYQLQGFVRHAIESHELTASLAHAEVVFFVASSLVAFPVMMACMLLLSQFS from the exons ATGGCAAGATCGTTATTACTGCTTCTtgcctctttctttctctctctaactgCATCGAACGCCGTCGATTCTCTGGCCAGTACTGTATCACTGCCGTCTTGTTCCGATCACGGGAGCCAAAAGTTTATTGCGTGCGATGTGGAAGAGGCGAAGTTAAAATTGGCGCTATTAG AATCCATACTCGAGGAAAAAATTGGAGATCTAAACGCGAGAACTCAGTATCTCGGTGATTGCCAGAGGAGAATCGAGGAGTTCACATCAGAGATTGATCGTCTAAAAACCGAGCTGTCGAATTTTAAGGACGATCACTCGCGTAAAAATGTGAAGCTCATTGCTCTTGAGGAAGAG GTCAGACTTCTCTGGGAAGCCTCTCGTAAGAATAACTTTGAAATCTACGATTTGGAGCAAAAAGCATTGGATGCTGAAAGAAGGTTAAAAGCAGTTGCTTCACAAGTTGAAGAG ACATCTCAAATTGTATCAGAACAATGGATTCAAATTCAGAAACTTGAGCAGGCTCTTTACATGGTGGAG GTGCAGACATCAAAAATTAGAAAGGAACTCTGGAAAAGATGCCCAGTTGTTAAG TTCTTTGTAAATCTTTACAATGATTTTTCCAAATCACTGATGGGGATCTTGGATCCTTATGTCCTGAGAGATGGATCTATGTTTGCTAGTTTGAAATCTAAATCCTTTCAGACATTTGCAGCTGTGAAGCATTACCATTATCAG TTGCAAGGATTTGTAAGACATGCAATCGAGAGCCATGAACTAACTGCATCTCTTGCTCATGCGGAGGTTGTATTTTTTGTG GCATCATCTCTCGTTGCTTTCCCTGTAATGATGGCCTGCATGTTACTACTATCACAATTTAGCTAG
- the LOC121802584 gene encoding pre-mRNA-splicing factor ATP-dependent RNA helicase DEAH1-like isoform X2 — protein sequence MLEGRRISYEDDGAPTDCPPKAGETRTRRRTLMMGIRETHSKSEQQTQPDEKSPEKQQIDVETLRKRSRQEYLMMREKKKLEQLINDVEDQEYLFQGVDLTSEQRLKRQICDLVGKKIDCSKEYRIPESYDGNRRKGFDAALQRYTDPDPDPAWEEHQFGKAIMKHQKKNCDYEFVFEHQIDSVKTELIDSGDRIEEESPLPELENEKKNLPIYAYKEQLMKAVDDHQVLVIVGETGSGKTIQIPQFLDEAGYTRRGMIGCTQPRRVAAMSVAARVAREKGVKLGNEVGYSIRFEDRTSQKTVLKYMTDGRLLHEFRQQLRKEPILASYSVIMVDEAHERTVNTDILFSLLKDVTRARPDFKLIISSATLDAIKFSDYFDSAPIFTIPGRKFPVEILYTRAPEPDYLAAAVATALQIHATEEAGDGDILVFLTGQEEIEAAEVIVSEKIRKVGTKMAELIICPIYANLPSEVQARVFDPTPKGARKLVLATNIAETSLTIDGIKYVVDCGFAKMKSYSPRVGMESLVVEPITRASANQRAGRSGRTGPGKCFRLYTAYTFANELDENIVPEIQRTNLGNVVLTLKSLGVDDLLHFDFMDPPPAEALVKALELLYALGALNKRGLRGRKF from the exons ATGCTCGAGGGAAGAAGAATTTCGTACGAAGATGACGGCGCCCCCACCGACTGCCCGCCTAAAGCAGGGGAAACTCGAACTAGGAGAAGGACGTTGATGATGGGAATACGCGAAACTCATTCTAAATCAGAACAACAAACGCAGCCGGATGAGAAATCACCGGAGAAGCAACAAATCGACGTTGAGACACTGAGGAAGCGGTCGAGGCAGGAGTATTTGAtgatgagagagaagaagaaactGGAACAACTGATAAATGATGTAGAAGACCAGGAATACTTGTTCCAAGGCGTCGATCTCACTAGCGAGCAGAGATTGAAGAGACAGATCTGCGATCTCGTTGGAAAGAAAATCGATTGCTCCAAAGAATATAGGATTCCTGAATCTTATGATGGAAATCGGCGAAAGGGATTCGATGCAGCATTGCAGCGTTACACCGATCCAGATCCTGATCCAGCTTGGGAGGAGCACCAATTCGGAAAAGCAATTATGAAACATCAGAAGAAGAATTGCGATTACGAGTTTGTGTTTGAACATCAGATCGACTCTGTTAAGACGGAATTGATCGATAGCGGTGATAGAATTGAGGAAGAATCGCCATTGCCAGAGCTGGAAAACGAGAAGAAGAATTTGCCTATCTACGCCTACAAGGAACAGTTGATGAAGGCGGTGGACGATCACCAGGTGCTTGTGATAGTAGGTGAGACCGGCTCCGGGAAGACGATTCAGATACCGCAATTTCTCGACGAGGCGGGGTACACGCGACGAGGAATGATCGGATGCACGCAGCCACGGCGCGTGGCGGCCATGAGCGTCGCCGCTCGAGTTGCTCGAGAGAAGGGGGTGAAGCTAGGGAACGAAGTCGGCTACTCGATTCGATTTGAAGACCGCACATCGCAGAAGACGGTTCTGAAATACATGACGGATGGAAGGTTACTCCACGAATTCCGTCAACAGCTTCGCAAAGAGCCGATTCTCGCGAGCTACAGTGTGATAATGGTGGATGAGGCACATGAACGAACAGTCAATACAGACATTCTCTTCAGTTTGCTCAAGGATGTTACTCGAGCTCGTCCCGATTTCAAATTGATCATCTCCAGCGCAACTCTTGATGCAATCAAGTTCAGTGATTACTTCGATTCAGCCCCAATTTTCACAATTCCCGGAAGGAAATTTCCGGTTGAAATACTTTACACTAGGGCACCGGAGCCAGATTACTTGGCTGCTGCTGTTGCTACTGCTCTTCAAATTCATGCCACGGAGGAGGCCGGAGACGGAGACATCCTTGTTTTCTTGACAGGGCAGGAGGAGATTGAGGCGGCGGAGGTAATTGTTAGTGAAAAGATTAGAAAGGTGGGAACAAAAATGGCTGAACTCATAATTTGCCCAATTTATGCAAACTTGCCTTCAGAGGTGCAGGCTAGAGTGTTTGATCCTACTCCAAAGGGGGCAAGGAAGCTTGTTCTTGCAACTAACATAGCTGAAACATCTTTAACAATAGATGGGATCAAATATGTTGTGGATTGTGGCTTTGCCAAGATGAAGTCATACAGTCCTCGGGTGGGAATGGAGTCGTTGGTGGTGGAGCCTATCACGAGAGCATCGGCGAATCAACGGGCTGGGAGATCTGGTAGAACGGGTCCAGGTAAATGCTTCCGGTTGTATACTGCTTATACTTTTGCTAATGAATTGGATGAAAACATCGTGCCTGAAATACAGAGGACTAATTTGGGGAACGTGGTGCTGACTCTCAAGAGCCTCGGTGTTGATGATCTGCTGCATTTCGACTTCATGGACCCTCCACCGGCTGAAGCTTTGGTTAAGGCGTTGGAGCTTCTTTATGCTCTTGGAGCTCTCAACAAGAGAG GCCTAAGGGGAAGGAAATTCTAG
- the LOC121802584 gene encoding pre-mRNA-splicing factor ATP-dependent RNA helicase DEAH1-like isoform X1, whose product MLEGRRISYEDDGAPTDCPPKAGETRTRRRTLMMGIRETHSKSEQQTQPDEKSPEKQQIDVETLRKRSRQEYLMMREKKKLEQLINDVEDQEYLFQGVDLTSEQRLKRQICDLVGKKIDCSKEYRIPESYDGNRRKGFDAALQRYTDPDPDPAWEEHQFGKAIMKHQKKNCDYEFVFEHQIDSVKTELIDSGDRIEEESPLPELENEKKNLPIYAYKEQLMKAVDDHQVLVIVGETGSGKTIQIPQFLDEAGYTRRGMIGCTQPRRVAAMSVAARVAREKGVKLGNEVGYSIRFEDRTSQKTVLKYMTDGRLLHEFRQQLRKEPILASYSVIMVDEAHERTVNTDILFSLLKDVTRARPDFKLIISSATLDAIKFSDYFDSAPIFTIPGRKFPVEILYTRAPEPDYLAAAVATALQIHATEEAGDGDILVFLTGQEEIEAAEVIVSEKIRKVGTKMAELIICPIYANLPSEVQARVFDPTPKGARKLVLATNIAETSLTIDGIKYVVDCGFAKMKSYSPRVGMESLVVEPITRASANQRAGRSGRTGPGKCFRLYTAYTFANELDENIVPEIQRTNLGNVVLTLKSLGVDDLLHFDFMDPPPAEALVKALELLYALGALNKRGELTRVGEVMSEFPLDPMLSKMIVASEKYGCCDEIISISCMLSVGNSIFCRPKGKEILADNARRSFHMGDVGDHIALLNVYNFWKDNNFSSQWCYENYVQGRSMRRARDIRDQLERLVARAGIPLLSNVNDLDAIKKAIASGFFPHSARLQKHGDGYVTVKHKQNACIHPSSGLAEVCPRWVMYHELVLTTKEFMRQVTQLKPEWLLEVAPHYYKVEEVGI is encoded by the coding sequence ATGCTCGAGGGAAGAAGAATTTCGTACGAAGATGACGGCGCCCCCACCGACTGCCCGCCTAAAGCAGGGGAAACTCGAACTAGGAGAAGGACGTTGATGATGGGAATACGCGAAACTCATTCTAAATCAGAACAACAAACGCAGCCGGATGAGAAATCACCGGAGAAGCAACAAATCGACGTTGAGACACTGAGGAAGCGGTCGAGGCAGGAGTATTTGAtgatgagagagaagaagaaactGGAACAACTGATAAATGATGTAGAAGACCAGGAATACTTGTTCCAAGGCGTCGATCTCACTAGCGAGCAGAGATTGAAGAGACAGATCTGCGATCTCGTTGGAAAGAAAATCGATTGCTCCAAAGAATATAGGATTCCTGAATCTTATGATGGAAATCGGCGAAAGGGATTCGATGCAGCATTGCAGCGTTACACCGATCCAGATCCTGATCCAGCTTGGGAGGAGCACCAATTCGGAAAAGCAATTATGAAACATCAGAAGAAGAATTGCGATTACGAGTTTGTGTTTGAACATCAGATCGACTCTGTTAAGACGGAATTGATCGATAGCGGTGATAGAATTGAGGAAGAATCGCCATTGCCAGAGCTGGAAAACGAGAAGAAGAATTTGCCTATCTACGCCTACAAGGAACAGTTGATGAAGGCGGTGGACGATCACCAGGTGCTTGTGATAGTAGGTGAGACCGGCTCCGGGAAGACGATTCAGATACCGCAATTTCTCGACGAGGCGGGGTACACGCGACGAGGAATGATCGGATGCACGCAGCCACGGCGCGTGGCGGCCATGAGCGTCGCCGCTCGAGTTGCTCGAGAGAAGGGGGTGAAGCTAGGGAACGAAGTCGGCTACTCGATTCGATTTGAAGACCGCACATCGCAGAAGACGGTTCTGAAATACATGACGGATGGAAGGTTACTCCACGAATTCCGTCAACAGCTTCGCAAAGAGCCGATTCTCGCGAGCTACAGTGTGATAATGGTGGATGAGGCACATGAACGAACAGTCAATACAGACATTCTCTTCAGTTTGCTCAAGGATGTTACTCGAGCTCGTCCCGATTTCAAATTGATCATCTCCAGCGCAACTCTTGATGCAATCAAGTTCAGTGATTACTTCGATTCAGCCCCAATTTTCACAATTCCCGGAAGGAAATTTCCGGTTGAAATACTTTACACTAGGGCACCGGAGCCAGATTACTTGGCTGCTGCTGTTGCTACTGCTCTTCAAATTCATGCCACGGAGGAGGCCGGAGACGGAGACATCCTTGTTTTCTTGACAGGGCAGGAGGAGATTGAGGCGGCGGAGGTAATTGTTAGTGAAAAGATTAGAAAGGTGGGAACAAAAATGGCTGAACTCATAATTTGCCCAATTTATGCAAACTTGCCTTCAGAGGTGCAGGCTAGAGTGTTTGATCCTACTCCAAAGGGGGCAAGGAAGCTTGTTCTTGCAACTAACATAGCTGAAACATCTTTAACAATAGATGGGATCAAATATGTTGTGGATTGTGGCTTTGCCAAGATGAAGTCATACAGTCCTCGGGTGGGAATGGAGTCGTTGGTGGTGGAGCCTATCACGAGAGCATCGGCGAATCAACGGGCTGGGAGATCTGGTAGAACGGGTCCAGGTAAATGCTTCCGGTTGTATACTGCTTATACTTTTGCTAATGAATTGGATGAAAACATCGTGCCTGAAATACAGAGGACTAATTTGGGGAACGTGGTGCTGACTCTCAAGAGCCTCGGTGTTGATGATCTGCTGCATTTCGACTTCATGGACCCTCCACCGGCTGAAGCTTTGGTTAAGGCGTTGGAGCTTCTTTATGCTCTTGGAGCTCTCAACAAGAGAGGTGAGTTGACAAGAGTTGGAGAGGTTATGTCTGAATTCCCGCTTGATCCAATGTTATCTAAGATGATTGTTGCTTCTGAGAAATATGGTTGTTGTGATGAGATCATATCGATTTCTTGCATGCTATCTGTTGGGAATTCGATCTTTTGCAGGCCTAAGGGGAAGGAAATTCTAGCAGACAACGCGCGTAGGAGTTTCCACATGGGAGACGTGGGAGATCACATTGCATTGCTCAATGTATACAATTTTTGGAAGGACAACAATTTCTCATCTCAATGGTGCTATGAAAATTATGTGCAGGGGAGGAGCATGAGGCGGGCTAGGGATATACGTGATCAGCTGGAGAGGCTGGTGGCACGGGCTGGCATCCCGCTGCTGTCAAATGTGAATGATTTGGACGCGATCAAGAAGGCCATAGCATCGGGGTTCTTCCCCCACTCTGCTAGGTTGCAGAAGCACGGGGACGGGTATGTGACTGTGAAACATAAGCAGAATGCGTGTATCCACCCGAGTTCTGGTCTAGCAGAGGTGTGTCCGAGATGGGTGATGTACCATGAATTGGTGTTGACGACGAAGGAGTTCATGAGGCAGGTGACTCAACTCAAAC
- the LOC121802584 gene encoding pre-mRNA-splicing factor ATP-dependent RNA helicase DEAH1-like isoform X3 — MLEGRRISYEDDGAPTDCPPKAGETRTRRRTLMMGIRETHSKSEQQTQPDEKSPEKQQIDVETLRKRSRQEYLMMREKKKLEQLINDVEDQEYLFQGVDLTSEQRLKRQICDLVGKKIDCSKEYRIPESYDGNRRKGFDAALQRYTDPDPDPAWEEHQFGKAIMKHQKKNCDYEFVFEHQIDSVKTELIDSGDRIEEESPLPELENEKKNLPIYAYKEQLMKAVDDHQVLVIVGETGSGKTIQIPQFLDEAGYTRRGMIGCTQPRRVAAMSVAARVAREKGVKLGNEVGYSIRFEDRTSQKTVLKYMTDGRLLHEFRQQLRKEPILASYSVIMVDEAHERTVNTDILFSLLKDVTRARPDFKLIISSATLDAIKFSDYFDSAPIFTIPGRKFPVEILYTRAPEPDYLAAAVATALQIHATEEAGDGDILVFLTGQEEIEAAEVIVSEKIRKVGTKMAELIICPIYANLPSEVQARVFDPTPKGARKLVLATNIAETSLTIDGIKYVVDCGFAKMKSYSPRVGMESLVVEPITRASANQRAGRSGRTGPGKCFRLYTAYTFANELDENIVPEIQRTNLGNVVLTLKSLGVDDLLHFDFMDPPPAEALVKALELLYALGALNKRGEEHEAG, encoded by the exons ATGCTCGAGGGAAGAAGAATTTCGTACGAAGATGACGGCGCCCCCACCGACTGCCCGCCTAAAGCAGGGGAAACTCGAACTAGGAGAAGGACGTTGATGATGGGAATACGCGAAACTCATTCTAAATCAGAACAACAAACGCAGCCGGATGAGAAATCACCGGAGAAGCAACAAATCGACGTTGAGACACTGAGGAAGCGGTCGAGGCAGGAGTATTTGAtgatgagagagaagaagaaactGGAACAACTGATAAATGATGTAGAAGACCAGGAATACTTGTTCCAAGGCGTCGATCTCACTAGCGAGCAGAGATTGAAGAGACAGATCTGCGATCTCGTTGGAAAGAAAATCGATTGCTCCAAAGAATATAGGATTCCTGAATCTTATGATGGAAATCGGCGAAAGGGATTCGATGCAGCATTGCAGCGTTACACCGATCCAGATCCTGATCCAGCTTGGGAGGAGCACCAATTCGGAAAAGCAATTATGAAACATCAGAAGAAGAATTGCGATTACGAGTTTGTGTTTGAACATCAGATCGACTCTGTTAAGACGGAATTGATCGATAGCGGTGATAGAATTGAGGAAGAATCGCCATTGCCAGAGCTGGAAAACGAGAAGAAGAATTTGCCTATCTACGCCTACAAGGAACAGTTGATGAAGGCGGTGGACGATCACCAGGTGCTTGTGATAGTAGGTGAGACCGGCTCCGGGAAGACGATTCAGATACCGCAATTTCTCGACGAGGCGGGGTACACGCGACGAGGAATGATCGGATGCACGCAGCCACGGCGCGTGGCGGCCATGAGCGTCGCCGCTCGAGTTGCTCGAGAGAAGGGGGTGAAGCTAGGGAACGAAGTCGGCTACTCGATTCGATTTGAAGACCGCACATCGCAGAAGACGGTTCTGAAATACATGACGGATGGAAGGTTACTCCACGAATTCCGTCAACAGCTTCGCAAAGAGCCGATTCTCGCGAGCTACAGTGTGATAATGGTGGATGAGGCACATGAACGAACAGTCAATACAGACATTCTCTTCAGTTTGCTCAAGGATGTTACTCGAGCTCGTCCCGATTTCAAATTGATCATCTCCAGCGCAACTCTTGATGCAATCAAGTTCAGTGATTACTTCGATTCAGCCCCAATTTTCACAATTCCCGGAAGGAAATTTCCGGTTGAAATACTTTACACTAGGGCACCGGAGCCAGATTACTTGGCTGCTGCTGTTGCTACTGCTCTTCAAATTCATGCCACGGAGGAGGCCGGAGACGGAGACATCCTTGTTTTCTTGACAGGGCAGGAGGAGATTGAGGCGGCGGAGGTAATTGTTAGTGAAAAGATTAGAAAGGTGGGAACAAAAATGGCTGAACTCATAATTTGCCCAATTTATGCAAACTTGCCTTCAGAGGTGCAGGCTAGAGTGTTTGATCCTACTCCAAAGGGGGCAAGGAAGCTTGTTCTTGCAACTAACATAGCTGAAACATCTTTAACAATAGATGGGATCAAATATGTTGTGGATTGTGGCTTTGCCAAGATGAAGTCATACAGTCCTCGGGTGGGAATGGAGTCGTTGGTGGTGGAGCCTATCACGAGAGCATCGGCGAATCAACGGGCTGGGAGATCTGGTAGAACGGGTCCAGGTAAATGCTTCCGGTTGTATACTGCTTATACTTTTGCTAATGAATTGGATGAAAACATCGTGCCTGAAATACAGAGGACTAATTTGGGGAACGTGGTGCTGACTCTCAAGAGCCTCGGTGTTGATGATCTGCTGCATTTCGACTTCATGGACCCTCCACCGGCTGAAGCTTTGGTTAAGGCGTTGGAGCTTCTTTATGCTCTTGGAGCTCTCAACAAGAGAG GGGAGGAGCATGAGGCGGGCTAG